TCTCTTTTCTTGCCGCGGTACGGTATACTGGTTTTTCTCTTGCTCCAATTGTTGCCAGGTGGATCTCGAAAGGAGTGGAGGCTGGGAGACTTGCTTTTTCCTCTATTCTCGCTTTAGAGTTGCCTCCCGTTCTTGTTGCCTCCAGGTATGAAGAGTACCCCGTTTAGGATTGCTATGACAATACAATCATTTTAAACCGCGTGATTAACCTTTTCCCTTGATTAGTGGGTGTTAAGGAGGCTTTCAGGTTCTGAAGCCTGTGGGCGGCTGGTCATTTCTGACGTCGCCTTGTTAAGGGGCCTTCAGAGAGTGAAACACTTAAGTGACGCGTACGCCAAGTGCATCGTTGGAGCACCAAAAACAGGGAAATTTGGAAACCATAAAAAAGGAGCAGGGTTTAGAGATGTTAGAGTGGTCGTGGAGACATCGTTCCCAGTTGAGAACGCGGTCGGAGACTTGATTTAATAAAGGGAAGTAAGGGGGTTGCCGGCATAAAGGTGTGGGCGGTGAAACCGCCTTAAAACGATTTTTAACGGAAAAGTCAGATTAAAACAACGAAGCCACAGAAAGGTGGAGATGTTTAAGGCTTACTGCTGTGTTAGTTGTTCTAGTTTTTGTAATTCCTGCCACTTTTTGTCGGTGTGCGCCTGTATGGCGTCAATTATGTCGCGCCTGATCTTCGGCGTGAACAGGTGGCTGAAGCGCCCCTGCGGGCGGAGATAGTATTCTACTGGGAGCTTCCGCTTCGGCCTCAACGTGATCCTGTACTGTCCATTTTCCACCTCGTAGAGGGGGAACATGCATGTTTGAACGGCTAACCGTCCCAGCTCTATTGTAAGGTGGGGAGGCGTTCTCCAACCTCTGGGGCATGGTGTTAAGGCTAGGATGAATGCCGGTCCGTCGGCGTTTATGGCCTTTTTCATTTTCCTCTGCAGGTCCATGGGGTAAGAGGGGCTTACTGTCGCAGCATAGGGTATGTCGTGCGCTACCACTATCTTCATGAGGTCTTTTTGCCACTCCATTTTCCCAGGGATGACTTTTCCAGCTGGGCTAGTCGTGGTCCACGCAGCCTTCGGAGTGGCGCCGGACCGCTGTATTCCAGTGTTCATGTAAGCGTCGTTCGTATAGCAGACGTAGACGAACTTGTGTCCCCTTTCTAGGGCTCCCGAAAGGGCTTGTAGTCCTATGTCGTATGTGCCTCCATCCCCCGCGAGGGCGAGCACCACGTCCCACTTCTTCTTCTTGCCTTTGCGCAGTAGGACTTTCTGTGCTGCCTCTACGCCGGCCGCAACTGCTGCCGTGCACTCGAACGCGGCGTGTATCCAAGGAGTCCTCCAAGCGGTGTAGGGGAACGGTGTGGTTGAAACCTCTAAGCAAGAGGTGGCGTTGCATATTATAGGAGGCTCGTCGAAGGCCTTCAGTATCTGCCGTAGAGCCACGCCTTCACCGCAACCTGCGCAGAGCCTGTGTCCGGGTGCAAGGTACTCGTGTAGGGGTAGTTCCTTCAATGCCATAACAACCACCTCACGGCCCTATACATCCGGTTCCACGGCAACCGACAACCCTG
The sequence above is a segment of the Candidatus Jordarchaeales archaeon genome. Coding sequences within it:
- a CDS encoding thiamine pyrophosphate-dependent enzyme, with translation MALKELPLHEYLAPGHRLCAGCGEGVALRQILKAFDEPPIICNATSCLEVSTTPFPYTAWRTPWIHAAFECTAAVAAGVEAAQKVLLRKGKKKKWDVVLALAGDGGTYDIGLQALSGALERGHKFVYVCYTNDAYMNTGIQRSGATPKAAWTTTSPAGKVIPGKMEWQKDLMKIVVAHDIPYAATVSPSYPMDLQRKMKKAINADGPAFILALTPCPRGWRTPPHLTIELGRLAVQTCMFPLYEVENGQYRITLRPKRKLPVEYYLRPQGRFSHLFTPKIRRDIIDAIQAHTDKKWQELQKLEQLTQQ